Proteins encoded together in one Catellatospora citrea window:
- a CDS encoding PIN domain-containing protein: MVRRDLGRGSAQPAANRQRRRRDRRIQAMRKFFPEAEVDGYQNLVDQMTNHPKNRHVLAAAVAARTDFVVTANLRDFPVHALDPHAIEALHPDDFLCDLLDASPRRIVQILHEQADATGRHGHTKFTVEDVLDGLAGCNVTRFAHRVRDAV; encoded by the coding sequence GTGGTCCGTCGAGATCTTGGACGAGGTTCGGCGCAACCTGCCGCAAACCGTCAGCGCCGCCGCCGCGACCGGCGCATCCAGGCGATGCGCAAGTTCTTTCCCGAGGCGGAGGTTGACGGCTATCAGAACCTCGTGGACCAGATGACCAACCACCCCAAGAACCGGCACGTGCTGGCCGCGGCCGTTGCCGCCCGCACGGACTTCGTCGTGACCGCGAACCTCCGCGACTTCCCGGTCCACGCACTCGACCCGCACGCGATCGAAGCACTACACCCCGACGACTTCCTGTGCGATCTGCTGGATGCGTCGCCGCGCCGCATCGTGCAGATCCTCCACGAGCAGGCCGACGCGACGGGGCGACACGGGCACACCAAGTTCACGGTGGAAGACGTCCTCGACGGCCTCGCTGGATGCAATGTGACCCGCTTCGCTCACCGGGTGCGCGACGCCGTGTAG
- a CDS encoding helix-turn-helix domain-containing protein has translation MAILGEGKPVLVVPQNTQLTTGEAAQLLGVSRPTVVKLMEDGVLPFSRPNSSRRIALHDVLAYKEQRSRQRREALDEMTADAVDMGVYDQAIGKARGSDDAAA, from the coding sequence GTGGCGATTCTGGGTGAGGGGAAGCCCGTGCTCGTCGTGCCGCAGAACACCCAGCTGACCACCGGCGAGGCGGCGCAGCTGCTCGGTGTCAGCCGGCCGACGGTGGTCAAGCTGATGGAGGACGGTGTCCTGCCGTTCAGCCGGCCCAACTCCAGTCGGCGTATCGCACTTCACGACGTCTTGGCGTACAAGGAGCAGCGGTCCCGCCAGCGGCGCGAGGCGCTTGACGAGATGACCGCCGACGCCGTGGACATGGGTGTATACGACCAGGCGATCGGCAAGGCCCGCGGCAGCGACGACGCCGCAGCATGA
- a CDS encoding WD40 repeat domain-containing protein: MNDLSAGELDLLDASHRDVLAALGSDTTPQGRTLLSAWRAARRSTADGPGNLWQAALMVELLRRGENVAARQLGTRRPASWLPSWAAGPPLNLGLQHIYQLDHLIAATTVVSVDGRQVGLCFDQDGVVHTIDMLEGTVQARQMSDGEQDYYRDATFADLDGQQIIAAVTEQQALVWATATGDLLTATDPDDIPRPAGHLTSVAVGHVAGTGVALAGTREGYLLLWSIPDGQRIAKFNDGHSCYVSSIAISPDGPPIAVTGSGGEAATVCFWDLATRQQIGQPRPTANISQVGWTRLADQPHAVTIDERGLLQLWLPHQPEPVASHPTGVVSVGGLACTVVEERPVAVLSSGGRVRLLDLLTGLPTGDTMTDFTQDAEQVAVSPPNTSTRSIIAVQGWSTEGRVNILDLRPAPTGAAPAADGDVSSGSKAPVYLDADIVTVAGRQVIAVIGDDATLRLHDVSDGQQSGPPLTVSAMRTPYGVRLRCLTLGNRPVGISATPGPFTAVYLDDGSHLPLPDQGPQRAALAGLACDASGPTKIVVLSDQWGSMITWDLQTMRMLGHRPSKKPRSNACLAVTAVEGRTTILSASRKGKLRRWETDLTAHSAPIAAHNGPITAINTLDIDGRPTAVTVGDDGLTSSWDLQSGKRHGPKLRHPAPVNALLATTFGGIPATITACKDRTLRIWNLLDGKILDTIPTPRPVKRIFATADNNLVLLDPEGLTCLGNSQSA; encoded by the coding sequence ATGAACGACCTCTCGGCAGGCGAACTCGATCTCCTCGACGCTTCCCACCGTGATGTGCTGGCCGCGCTCGGCTCGGACACCACGCCGCAGGGCAGGACCCTGCTGTCGGCATGGCGGGCCGCGCGACGCTCGACAGCCGATGGCCCAGGAAACCTGTGGCAGGCCGCGTTGATGGTCGAGCTGCTGCGCCGTGGGGAGAATGTCGCGGCGCGGCAGCTGGGCACCCGCCGGCCCGCATCGTGGCTACCGAGCTGGGCGGCTGGTCCGCCGCTGAACCTGGGCTTGCAGCACATCTACCAGCTGGACCACCTGATCGCCGCGACCACGGTGGTGTCAGTCGATGGGCGGCAGGTCGGGTTGTGCTTCGACCAGGACGGGGTTGTCCATACGATCGACATGCTCGAAGGCACGGTCCAGGCCCGCCAGATGAGCGACGGCGAACAGGACTACTACCGCGATGCCACGTTCGCGGACCTTGACGGGCAGCAGATCATCGCCGCGGTCACTGAGCAACAAGCACTCGTGTGGGCCACCGCCACTGGCGACCTGCTCACTGCCACCGATCCCGACGACATCCCCCGACCCGCGGGCCACCTCACCTCGGTCGCCGTCGGACACGTCGCCGGCACCGGCGTCGCGCTCGCCGGCACCCGGGAGGGATACCTGCTGCTGTGGAGCATCCCGGACGGGCAACGCATCGCGAAGTTCAACGACGGGCACTCCTGCTACGTCTCGAGCATCGCGATCAGCCCCGACGGGCCGCCGATCGCGGTGACAGGCAGCGGAGGCGAAGCCGCCACCGTGTGCTTCTGGGACCTGGCCACCCGGCAACAGATCGGGCAGCCCCGCCCCACCGCGAACATCAGCCAAGTCGGCTGGACCCGGCTGGCAGACCAACCGCACGCTGTGACCATCGATGAGCGCGGCCTGCTGCAACTGTGGCTCCCGCACCAGCCCGAACCGGTGGCGTCTCACCCGACCGGGGTCGTGTCCGTCGGCGGCCTGGCCTGCACTGTGGTCGAAGAACGGCCTGTCGCCGTCCTGTCCAGCGGCGGACGAGTACGTCTCCTGGACCTGCTCACCGGCCTGCCAACCGGCGACACGATGACCGACTTCACACAGGACGCGGAACAGGTCGCCGTGAGCCCGCCGAACACCTCGACCAGGTCCATCATCGCGGTCCAAGGCTGGAGCACTGAAGGCCGCGTCAACATCCTCGACCTGAGGCCCGCCCCGACCGGAGCCGCTCCCGCCGCAGACGGCGACGTGAGCAGCGGCAGCAAGGCGCCCGTCTACCTCGACGCCGACATCGTGACCGTCGCCGGCCGGCAGGTCATCGCCGTGATCGGCGACGATGCCACACTGCGCCTTCACGACGTCAGCGACGGCCAGCAGTCAGGCCCGCCGCTGACCGTCTCCGCCATGAGAACCCCCTACGGGGTCCGCCTGCGATGCCTGACCCTCGGCAACCGGCCTGTGGGCATCTCCGCCACCCCAGGCCCGTTCACCGCTGTCTATCTAGACGATGGAAGCCATCTGCCCCTGCCCGACCAGGGACCGCAACGCGCCGCCCTCGCCGGCCTTGCCTGTGACGCCTCAGGCCCCACCAAGATCGTCGTACTCAGCGACCAATGGGGCTCGATGATCACTTGGGACCTGCAAACCATGCGCATGCTGGGCCACCGACCCAGCAAGAAGCCCCGCTCCAACGCCTGCCTGGCAGTGACCGCCGTCGAAGGCCGCACAACCATCCTGAGCGCAAGCAGAAAAGGCAAGCTGCGCCGCTGGGAGACCGACCTGACAGCCCACAGCGCGCCAATCGCAGCCCACAACGGCCCCATCACCGCGATAAACACCCTCGACATCGACGGCCGTCCGACAGCCGTCACCGTCGGCGACGACGGCCTGACATCCTCATGGGACCTACAGAGCGGCAAGCGCCACGGGCCAAAGCTGCGCCACCCCGCCCCAGTTAACGCGCTACTAGCCACCACATTCGGCGGCATCCCAGCAACGATCACCGCCTGCAAAGACCGCACCCTGCGCATCTGGAACCTGCTCGACGGAAAGATCCTCGACACCATCCCAACACCCCGCCCAGTCAAGCGCATCTTCGCCACAGCCGACAACAACCTGGTCCTCCTCGATCCCGAAGGACTCACCTGTCTCGGCAACAGCCAAAGCGCCTGA
- a CDS encoding YrhB domain-containing protein, with protein MLDITSALSRAADFLADSARAWPDLEVRIMPEEAFVHGGRLVVPYNTAAFLDRGDKGKMLAGNMPIAVDLANGSCHYCTMDEVLEFIDLDLL; from the coding sequence ATGCTTGACATCACCTCGGCACTTTCTCGCGCCGCAGACTTTCTGGCAGATTCGGCCCGCGCCTGGCCGGATCTGGAAGTGCGCATCATGCCCGAGGAAGCGTTCGTTCACGGCGGCCGACTTGTGGTTCCATATAACACTGCGGCCTTTCTTGATCGGGGTGACAAAGGGAAGATGCTGGCGGGAAACATGCCAATAGCCGTGGATCTCGCCAACGGATCATGTCACTACTGCACCATGGATGAGGTGTTGGAATTCATCGATCTTGACCTTCTGTAG
- a CDS encoding P-loop ATPase, Sll1717 family: protein MGGKRATSRIKNGFNLGGEQAEADPLLQDAFYESGDYATIVSRSDPKCFLVARTGGGKSAALQRLEERHPDHVIRINPEDLSLPYITELNVIRYLDSLDVNLDLLFIALWKHVLLVELIRHRYKVDSPAAKQNFLRNLRDVFVRDPAKRAALDYLDEFGEKFWCEAHERVREITQKFAEKINSEAKGSVSVPKLGQATVGGATETTFSNETKAEQAERFQRIVNETQLARLNTMLKALDEDMLDRPQHFTYVVIDDLDRDWVDNRLTNDLIRCLFRTVLDLKRVKNLKVLVALRTNIMEQLNFGERSGSQEEKFRSLVLQMKWNRSSLTDMLDERLRVAAERSALGVESVSELLPTKNKTRGDAVDYILDRTLMRPRDAIAFLNEGLSVAYGKPKLSWEDIHTAERAYSEKRLLALRDEWKLNYPDIQRVFDLFRRIEVPMDREKLLRRLDDVMLLPADRTFRGVRWVTELSATMMSSGTGTHDWVELYQPLISFLFRIGFLGCARSEHTAFVYFYDDPGYADRASNLEAVTLFQVHPTFQAALDVTVRFNRPA from the coding sequence GTGGGCGGCAAGCGCGCAACCTCGCGGATCAAGAACGGCTTCAACCTCGGCGGCGAGCAGGCCGAAGCCGACCCTCTTCTCCAGGACGCGTTCTATGAGTCCGGTGACTACGCGACGATCGTGTCGCGTTCGGACCCTAAGTGCTTTCTGGTCGCACGAACCGGTGGTGGAAAGTCCGCTGCGTTGCAGCGGCTGGAAGAGCGGCATCCCGACCACGTCATTCGGATCAACCCCGAAGACCTGTCGCTGCCATACATCACCGAGCTAAATGTCATTCGCTACCTCGACTCCCTGGACGTCAACCTCGATCTGCTGTTCATCGCGCTGTGGAAGCACGTGCTGCTCGTTGAGCTCATCCGCCACCGGTACAAAGTCGATAGTCCGGCGGCGAAGCAGAATTTCCTGAGGAACCTGCGTGACGTGTTCGTCCGGGATCCCGCCAAGCGGGCGGCGCTGGACTACCTGGACGAGTTCGGGGAGAAGTTCTGGTGCGAGGCGCACGAGCGTGTTCGCGAGATCACGCAGAAGTTCGCGGAGAAGATCAACTCCGAGGCGAAGGGGTCCGTCTCCGTCCCCAAGCTCGGCCAGGCGACCGTGGGTGGTGCGACCGAGACAACTTTCAGCAACGAGACCAAGGCCGAACAGGCCGAACGCTTCCAGCGGATCGTCAACGAGACCCAGCTGGCGCGGCTCAACACCATGCTGAAGGCCCTCGACGAGGATATGCTCGACCGCCCCCAGCACTTTACCTACGTCGTCATCGACGACCTGGATCGCGATTGGGTCGACAACCGTCTGACCAACGACCTCATCCGCTGCCTGTTCCGCACCGTTTTAGACCTCAAGCGCGTTAAGAACCTGAAGGTGCTGGTAGCGCTGCGTACTAACATCATGGAGCAGTTGAACTTCGGCGAGCGCAGCGGCAGTCAGGAGGAGAAGTTCCGCTCCCTGGTTTTGCAGATGAAGTGGAACCGCAGCAGCCTCACCGACATGCTCGACGAGCGTCTGCGTGTTGCGGCCGAGCGTAGCGCCCTGGGCGTCGAGTCTGTTTCCGAACTGTTGCCGACGAAGAATAAGACGCGTGGCGACGCCGTCGACTACATCCTCGACCGTACCCTCATGCGGCCACGCGACGCCATCGCATTCCTCAACGAGGGCCTGAGTGTTGCCTACGGCAAGCCGAAGCTGTCGTGGGAGGACATTCACACCGCTGAGCGTGCCTACTCCGAGAAGCGGTTGCTAGCGCTACGCGACGAATGGAAGCTGAACTACCCGGACATCCAACGCGTCTTCGACCTCTTCCGGCGCATCGAAGTTCCGATGGACCGTGAGAAGCTTTTGCGTCGGCTTGATGACGTCATGCTCCTGCCCGCCGATCGGACTTTCCGAGGAGTGCGCTGGGTGACCGAACTGTCGGCGACGATGATGTCCTCCGGCACCGGTACGCATGATTGGGTGGAGCTCTACCAGCCGTTGATCTCGTTCCTGTTCCGGATCGGCTTCCTCGGCTGCGCCCGCTCCGAGCACACGGCGTTCGTCTACTTCTATGACGATCCCGGGTATGCCGACCGCGCCAGCAACCTCGAAGCGGTGACCCTGTTCCAGGTGCACCCGACCTTCCAAGCGGCGCTCGACGTGACAGTCCGGTTCAACCGGCCTGCGTGA